A genome region from Maridesulfovibrio salexigens DSM 2638 includes the following:
- a CDS encoding ribonuclease HII, protein MGTENLITAGIDEAGRGCLAGPVVAGAVILPEEYDLPGLTDSKKLDEAARDRLAVEIKKQAVCWALGVSRAQVVDQINILQATFRAMGRSVLHLKVKPQMLMVDGNKTIPAPHLNGVAGFRQEAVVKGDLKIPAISAASILAKTFRDKLMVQLAKRYAAYGFEIHKGYGTKVHLDALKEHGPCAVHRMTFKGVLPEKKKAKQERMCLPGI, encoded by the coding sequence ATGGGTACTGAAAATCTTATCACTGCCGGTATCGACGAAGCAGGGCGTGGGTGCCTCGCAGGACCTGTAGTTGCCGGGGCAGTTATATTGCCTGAAGAGTATGATCTGCCGGGACTTACTGATTCCAAGAAGCTGGATGAAGCCGCGCGGGATCGTTTGGCGGTTGAGATTAAGAAGCAGGCCGTCTGCTGGGCACTGGGTGTGAGCCGTGCGCAGGTTGTTGACCAGATCAATATTTTGCAGGCCACATTTCGGGCTATGGGGCGTTCAGTGCTTCATCTGAAGGTCAAACCCCAGATGCTTATGGTAGACGGTAATAAGACTATTCCTGCGCCGCATTTGAATGGTGTGGCTGGCTTTCGACAGGAAGCTGTAGTTAAGGGCGATTTGAAGATCCCGGCGATTTCAGCGGCATCTATTTTAGCCAAGACTTTTCGCGATAAGTTGATGGTGCAGCTGGCCAAGCGCTATGCTGCTTATGGATTTGAAATCCATAAGGGCTACGGGACCAAGGTGCACTTGGATGCTCTTAAGGAACATGGCCCTTGTGCCGTGCACCGTATGACCTTCAAGGGTGTCCTGCCTGAGAAAAAGAAAGCCAAGCAGGAGCGCATGTGTCTCCCCGGCATTTAG
- a CDS encoding YraN family protein yields MSPRHLDFGQAGEDYAACFLENRGYFLRQRNWRWKQWELDIICEKDDELIFVEVKTRAGRSAQSGIEAVTPAKRKKLVKAATRYLSAFDLWERPCRFDLVIVNDDGTGFRAEHIENAFDLTDFMGSGNTAWQPW; encoded by the coding sequence GTGTCTCCCCGGCATTTAGATTTCGGACAGGCGGGCGAGGATTACGCGGCCTGTTTTCTGGAAAATCGCGGATATTTTTTGCGCCAGCGCAATTGGCGTTGGAAGCAGTGGGAACTGGATATTATCTGCGAAAAAGACGATGAATTAATTTTTGTGGAAGTAAAGACCAGAGCCGGACGCAGTGCGCAATCCGGCATAGAGGCAGTGACTCCGGCCAAGCGCAAGAAGCTGGTCAAGGCCGCGACCCGCTACCTTTCGGCATTTGATCTCTGGGAGAGACCATGCCGATTCGATCTGGTTATTGTGAATGATGACGGAACCGGCTTTAGAGCGGAACATATAGAAAATGCATTCGACCTCACCGACTTTATGGGTAGTGGCAACACCGCTTGGCAACCTTGGTGA
- the rsmI gene encoding 16S rRNA (cytidine(1402)-2'-O)-methyltransferase has protein sequence MHSTSPTLWVVATPLGNLGDITERARKVLASADLIFAEDTRRTGKLLQSLDINGKSFVSLHEHNEEKRIKKVLAHFDEGNDAALVSDAGTPLMSDPGYRVVRACREHGVRVVPVPGPSAPVTALSGCGLPPYPFSFLGFLPRKEGQMRKLFEVYGQTGATIVFFERKSRLRETMHLAYESLGNREFAICRELTKDYEEFINGNLEDWEDVSEELRGEITVVIGPPVNEGPASEEDIFRMIEAEMESGDKPKVIARRIAEKVEGWTAKAVYEKVTERKKGA, from the coding sequence ATGCATTCGACCTCACCGACTTTATGGGTAGTGGCAACACCGCTTGGCAACCTTGGTGATATCACCGAGCGAGCCAGAAAGGTATTGGCCTCTGCTGACTTGATTTTTGCGGAAGATACCCGCCGCACCGGCAAGCTGCTCCAGTCGTTGGACATTAACGGCAAGAGTTTCGTCAGCCTGCATGAGCACAACGAAGAGAAGCGGATCAAAAAAGTTCTTGCTCACTTTGATGAGGGTAATGATGCGGCGCTTGTTTCCGATGCAGGAACCCCGCTCATGAGCGATCCCGGTTATCGGGTTGTCCGGGCTTGTAGAGAGCATGGCGTTCGCGTTGTTCCTGTTCCCGGTCCTAGCGCTCCGGTGACAGCTCTTTCAGGCTGTGGTCTGCCTCCGTATCCTTTTTCCTTTCTAGGCTTTCTGCCGCGCAAGGAAGGGCAGATGCGTAAGCTTTTTGAAGTTTACGGTCAGACCGGGGCTACAATTGTATTTTTCGAGCGTAAATCCCGTTTGCGCGAAACCATGCATCTGGCTTATGAGAGTCTAGGTAACCGTGAATTTGCTATTTGCCGGGAACTTACCAAGGATTACGAGGAATTCATCAACGGTAATCTGGAAGATTGGGAAGATGTTTCCGAAGAGCTGCGCGGTGAGATCACTGTGGTTATCGGGCCGCCGGTGAATGAAGGTCCGGCATCCGAAGAAGATATTTTTAGAATGATCGAAGCGGAGATGGAGTCAGGCGACAAACCTAAAGTTATCGCAAGACGCATTGCTGAAAAGGTCGAAGGCTGGACAGCTAAAGCGGTCTATGAAAAGGTAACTGAAAGGAAAAAAGGCGCTTAG
- a CDS encoding PTS system mannose/fructose/sorbose family transporter subunit IID has translation MDKGKKKLGPAFARCFLRSYFAGAGFNTRGLQNIGFSYAMQPGLEAIYDDHAELVKARKRYVKHYNSHPFWAPLLVAIFLSVEVQIRDGRFPV, from the coding sequence ATGGATAAAGGAAAAAAGAAATTAGGTCCGGCTTTTGCCAGATGTTTTCTGCGCTCTTATTTTGCGGGAGCGGGATTCAATACCCGCGGCTTGCAGAATATAGGCTTTTCCTACGCCATGCAGCCCGGCCTTGAGGCCATCTATGATGACCATGCGGAGCTTGTTAAGGCGCGCAAGCGCTACGTGAAGCATTACAATTCGCATCCTTTCTGGGCTCCGCTTTTGGTAGCGATTTTTCTGTCTGTCGAGGTACAGATCAGAGATGGACGGTTTCCGGTTTAA
- a CDS encoding HPr family phosphocarrier protein: protein MTEESALREETPAGGEAIVRTVVVSNQLGLHARPAAKLAQEAQNYEADIMVVCESQEVDAKSILDVLTLAAVQGSVLELRADGSDAEAALDCLESLFKNRFGEEK, encoded by the coding sequence ATGACTGAAGAGAGTGCGCTTCGCGAAGAGACCCCGGCTGGAGGGGAGGCGATTGTCCGGACTGTGGTTGTTAGCAACCAGTTGGGACTGCATGCCCGTCCGGCGGCAAAACTTGCGCAGGAAGCCCAGAATTATGAAGCGGACATAATGGTTGTCTGCGAATCTCAGGAAGTCGATGCCAAGAGTATTCTTGATGTACTCACTTTGGCAGCAGTTCAGGGTAGTGTCCTTGAATTGCGGGCTGACGGTTCCGATGCCGAAGCCGCCCTCGATTGCCTTGAGAGCCTTTTTAAAAACAGATTCGGCGAGGAAAAGTAA
- the smpB gene encoding SsrA-binding protein SmpB, whose product MAKKKKKSPSSIALNKQARRNYEFVETLEAGLVLKGTEVKSLRQGLVSFMDGYINFKEGEAWLVGIHIAPYDHAGYTQHEPDRPRKLLLHAREIEKLQSRVEQKGLTVVPVRLYFSRGKIKLEIALAKGRNVHNRKEELKRRDIARDTARQLANY is encoded by the coding sequence ATGGCTAAGAAGAAAAAGAAGAGCCCATCTTCAATTGCGCTCAATAAACAGGCCCGCCGTAATTACGAATTCGTGGAAACCCTTGAGGCCGGACTGGTTCTGAAGGGAACTGAAGTTAAGTCCCTGCGTCAGGGTTTAGTCAGTTTTATGGATGGCTATATTAATTTCAAGGAAGGCGAGGCATGGCTGGTGGGTATTCATATCGCGCCTTACGATCATGCCGGATACACCCAGCATGAGCCGGACCGTCCGCGTAAGCTGCTGTTGCATGCGCGCGAAATAGAGAAGTTACAGAGCAGGGTTGAGCAGAAAGGCTTGACCGTTGTTCCGGTCAGATTGTACTTCTCAAGAGGTAAGATCAAGCTTGAGATTGCCCTTGCCAAGGGCCGTAATGTCCATAACCGCAAGGAAGAACTCAAGCGCAGGGATATAGCAAGAGATACGGCCCGTCAGCTGGCTAATTACTAG
- a CDS encoding LysR family transcriptional regulator, whose product MELYQIKTFVVVAEEGNMTRAAKRLHASQSTISLHIKSLEEEFDVRLFLRTPKGMQPTPEGKQLLEKARDILDSVEKFESEAQTFKGELSGVARLGLQTSPVYLRTPQLIKLIKQEFPGLSVRLVQMPTWTIRSDIAARKLDGGFFYSNCPPDEVDGILLENTLLHVVGPASWKDQMEDASWEDLSKLDWIWTPEECSFNVKLEETFSSRDLEVSKSMIADSEDTHNALVKSGNGITVMRADEAAEGVEKGEFYIWPGGHIEVGLYFGFPRKRENDPVVRALLDCVEKVWEKA is encoded by the coding sequence ATGGAACTATACCAGATAAAAACATTTGTTGTGGTGGCCGAGGAAGGCAATATGACCCGTGCTGCCAAGCGGTTGCATGCCAGCCAGTCCACCATCAGCCTGCATATCAAGTCACTTGAAGAAGAATTCGACGTGCGCCTGTTTCTGCGCACTCCCAAAGGTATGCAGCCTACTCCGGAAGGAAAACAGCTTCTGGAAAAAGCCCGTGATATCCTTGATTCAGTGGAAAAGTTTGAATCGGAAGCCCAGACCTTTAAAGGTGAACTTTCCGGGGTTGCACGTTTAGGCTTGCAGACCTCGCCGGTATATCTAAGGACTCCGCAGCTGATTAAATTGATTAAGCAGGAGTTTCCGGGGCTGTCCGTGCGTCTGGTGCAGATGCCTACTTGGACAATCCGCAGTGACATTGCCGCCCGCAAGCTTGATGGCGGCTTTTTTTATTCCAATTGCCCGCCTGATGAAGTGGATGGTATCCTGCTTGAGAATACCCTGTTGCATGTGGTCGGGCCGGCCTCGTGGAAAGATCAGATGGAAGATGCCAGTTGGGAAGATCTTTCGAAATTGGATTGGATCTGGACCCCTGAGGAATGTTCTTTCAACGTAAAGCTCGAAGAAACTTTTTCTTCACGTGATCTTGAAGTTTCCAAATCCATGATTGCCGACAGCGAGGATACTCATAACGCCTTAGTTAAGTCCGGTAACGGCATTACCGTTATGCGTGCTGACGAAGCGGCTGAAGGCGTGGAAAAGGGCGAATTCTACATCTGGCCCGGAGGACATATCGAGGTAGGTCTCTATTTCGGATTCCCGCGTAAAAGGGAAAACGATCCCGTGGTTAGGGCACTTTTGGACTGTGTTGAAAAGGTCTGGGAAAAGGCGTAG
- a CDS encoding FAD-binding oxidoreductase, producing MKQYPDQLSRAHKKFLRNLFPDRESSFDDGTLLACGVDASQRHAKPLALVRPQETAQVAELLKWAQAERVPIYPRARATNKVGNCVPVRHGVVVSLLDMNDILDIDGRDFVAVTQPGVITADLQKAVEAQGLFYPPDPASMKISTIGGNISTCAGGMRAVKYGVTRDYVLGLEVVLPGGEVIRTGGRTQKNVVGLNLTRLMVGSAGTLGLVTEAIVKLLPLPETSASVLVGFKDLGGCLNGAEAVFGCGILPTAMELMDHNTIRALEMHSAVPWPEGTGGLLLLKIDGSAESVKTDLGRIEEALRAVAVTFMEQGSGADQERLWELRRVISPAAFNLAPDKQGEDVAVPRGKVAEAIKGYHAIGEQLGLTVLCFGHLGDGNIHVSTMYDKSAGEQEKALKAKQKIFQLTLELGGTLSGEHGIGLTKAKYINMQMDKTQQRLMAGIKKTFDPLNIMNPGKVV from the coding sequence ATGAAACAATATCCTGATCAATTATCACGAGCTCATAAGAAATTTTTGCGGAACCTTTTCCCCGACAGGGAATCGAGTTTTGACGACGGTACTTTGCTGGCCTGCGGCGTTGATGCCAGCCAGCGACACGCAAAACCGCTGGCTTTGGTGCGTCCGCAGGAAACCGCACAGGTTGCGGAGTTGTTAAAGTGGGCTCAGGCAGAGCGGGTGCCTATCTACCCCCGCGCTCGGGCGACTAATAAAGTCGGGAACTGTGTTCCGGTTCGCCACGGAGTTGTGGTCTCCCTGCTTGATATGAATGATATTCTGGATATTGACGGGCGCGATTTTGTGGCAGTCACTCAGCCGGGAGTTATTACAGCTGATCTGCAAAAGGCCGTGGAAGCGCAAGGGCTTTTCTATCCGCCCGATCCGGCCAGCATGAAAATTTCTACTATCGGTGGAAATATTTCCACCTGTGCCGGGGGTATGCGGGCCGTGAAATACGGAGTTACCCGTGATTATGTGCTGGGACTTGAAGTGGTCCTGCCCGGAGGTGAAGTGATCCGCACCGGAGGCCGAACCCAGAAAAATGTAGTCGGGCTGAATTTGACCCGGCTTATGGTCGGTTCTGCCGGAACATTGGGTTTGGTTACTGAAGCTATTGTAAAGCTGTTGCCCTTGCCGGAAACATCCGCATCAGTCTTGGTGGGTTTCAAAGATTTAGGCGGATGTCTGAATGGAGCGGAGGCTGTATTCGGTTGTGGAATCCTGCCTACAGCTATGGAACTCATGGATCATAATACGATTAGGGCTTTGGAAATGCATTCTGCTGTACCCTGGCCTGAAGGGACAGGGGGCTTGCTTCTGCTCAAGATCGATGGCTCAGCTGAGTCGGTTAAGACTGACCTTGGGCGTATTGAAGAAGCTTTGCGGGCTGTTGCGGTTACCTTTATGGAGCAGGGCAGCGGTGCTGATCAGGAAAGGCTTTGGGAACTGCGCCGGGTGATAAGCCCTGCGGCGTTCAATCTTGCTCCGGATAAGCAGGGTGAAGATGTTGCTGTGCCGCGAGGCAAAGTTGCCGAGGCTATAAAGGGATATCATGCAATTGGTGAGCAGCTTGGGCTTACTGTGCTCTGCTTCGGGCATTTGGGTGACGGAAATATCCATGTCAGCACCATGTACGATAAATCTGCCGGAGAGCAAGAGAAGGCTCTTAAAGCCAAACAAAAAATATTTCAATTGACCCTTGAGCTGGGCGGAACGCTTTCCGGGGAACACGGCATTGGATTGACCAAGGCCAAATATATCAACATGCAAATGGATAAAACCCAGCAGCGGTTAATGGCAGGTATTAAGAAGACTTTTGATCCTCTGAATATCATGAATCCCGGGAAGGTGGTCTGA
- a CDS encoding (Fe-S)-binding protein, translated as MAAPKSCVQCGKCLEVCPLFKATGREELTPRAKFFLESVCSGKDAGEELSEKDFKSLASLCLACGRCEKNCPQHMSGPALVSDLRAKSKGFTQSCWDLWLRSPGLLWPMAAALSKFSPEVLPEPFGSARKRMQALFAKSPEPWAELVPQAKFEERKVVLFRGCVGRYARKDWAAKAERLMDSMGLIRAESGDFSCCGSSYGSAGLLDRQSGARAKNIKVWKDAGSPLLITFCATCLKGLKEYTLDDFSGDEEMYARWQECLTPLSSLLLDAEVILLDNAPEQVAYHKPCHAPEDDTDRTLVEIIAGKRLRPVQDGLCCGFGGIMQLGAPELSKEVGEYSLGQLTKGMKSGGQILSGCSACVIQLVTLAKDDYFASHWLDILK; from the coding sequence ATGGCGGCTCCTAAAAGTTGCGTACAATGCGGCAAATGTCTTGAAGTTTGCCCGCTGTTCAAGGCTACCGGAAGGGAAGAGCTGACCCCGCGGGCCAAGTTTTTTCTTGAATCCGTCTGTTCCGGTAAGGATGCGGGCGAGGAGCTGAGTGAAAAGGATTTCAAATCATTGGCCTCACTCTGTCTTGCTTGTGGACGTTGTGAAAAGAATTGTCCGCAGCATATGTCCGGCCCTGCTTTGGTTTCTGATCTACGTGCTAAATCAAAGGGCTTTACGCAGTCTTGTTGGGATTTGTGGCTACGCAGTCCCGGTTTGCTTTGGCCTATGGCTGCGGCTTTATCTAAATTTTCCCCTGAAGTCTTGCCGGAACCGTTTGGTTCAGCCCGTAAGCGGATGCAGGCACTTTTTGCCAAAAGCCCGGAGCCATGGGCAGAACTTGTGCCTCAGGCTAAATTCGAAGAGCGTAAGGTTGTGCTTTTCAGAGGTTGTGTGGGCCGTTATGCCCGCAAGGATTGGGCAGCAAAGGCTGAGCGGTTGATGGACAGTATGGGCTTGATCCGGGCTGAATCCGGGGATTTTAGTTGTTGTGGTTCTTCTTATGGCAGTGCCGGATTGCTGGATCGGCAATCCGGGGCAAGGGCGAAAAACATCAAGGTTTGGAAAGATGCGGGCAGTCCTTTACTGATTACTTTTTGCGCTACCTGCCTGAAAGGGTTGAAAGAGTATACTCTTGATGATTTTTCAGGTGATGAAGAAATGTACGCCAGATGGCAGGAATGCTTGACGCCCTTATCCTCTTTGTTGCTGGATGCTGAAGTTATTTTGCTCGATAACGCACCGGAGCAGGTAGCCTATCACAAGCCCTGCCATGCCCCGGAAGATGATACGGATCGGACATTGGTTGAAATTATTGCCGGGAAGCGTCTGCGTCCGGTCCAGGACGGTCTTTGCTGCGGTTTCGGTGGAATTATGCAACTGGGGGCACCTGAACTTTCCAAAGAAGTGGGCGAATACTCTTTAGGCCAGTTAACAAAGGGCATGAAATCGGGCGGGCAGATTCTGAGCGGATGTTCCGCTTGTGTGATTCAACTTGTCACTCTTGCAAAAGATGATTATTTTGCCTCCCATTGGCTTGATATTTTGAAATAA
- the secA gene encoding preprotein translocase subunit SecA codes for MFNLIVSKLFGSRNERFIKKLKPQIDQIAALEPEMEKLTDEQFPQKIAEYKEQVAAGTSLDDILVEVFALVREAGKRSLEMRHYDVQMVGGMVLHSGRIAEMKTGEGKTLVATLPAVLNALSGKGVHLITVNDYLAKRDAEWMGKLYNFLGLTVGVVVHGLSDEERQEAYGCDITYGTNNEFGFDYLRDNMKFYKEQLVQRELNYCIVDEVDSILIDEARTPLIISGASEDATSMYGRVNSMIPLLKRDEDFEVDEKGRSITMTDDGVMKCEQILGIDNLYDSQHISFQHHIMQGIKAHHLFSRDVDYIVKDGQVVIVDEFTGRLMPGRRFSDGLHQALEAKEGVKVESENQTLASITFQNYFRMYNKLAGMTGTADTESVEFAQIYDLEVIVIPTNTAMIRKDFPDSIYKTQQEKYNAIADDIAAKYKKGQPVLVGTVSIEKSELVSSLLKKRKIPHNVLNAKHHQQEAEIVAEAGHKGHVTIATNMAGRGTDIKLGEGVLEIGGLHIIGTERHESRRIDNQLRGRSGRQGDPGSTRFYLALDDDLMRLFGSDRIAGIMDKLGMEEGEPIENGMVTKAIENSQKKVEGHNFEIRKQLLDYDNVMNQQREVIYTLRRDVMYSEDMNEMTAEFVEELFDDAFYAVEEAKGKPLDAETEEMVRVRLDELFGINRNEEFKEALPTREQAEEWVSEILDTLKESAGDHYHEIQRYFLLEALDRNWKEHLLNMDHLREGIGLRGYGQKDPKHEYKREGFELFREMLGRIKENTVRALCHLRIETEVREDEFQHKESKSDLEYSDSENTETKKKPKRRSEPKVGRNDPCPCGSGKKYKKCCGK; via the coding sequence ATGTTTAATTTGATTGTTTCCAAGTTATTCGGTTCACGAAATGAAAGATTCATTAAAAAGCTGAAGCCGCAGATTGATCAGATCGCAGCCCTTGAGCCGGAGATGGAAAAGCTCACAGATGAGCAGTTCCCGCAGAAGATAGCTGAATATAAAGAACAGGTCGCCGCAGGCACCTCCCTTGATGATATTTTGGTTGAAGTTTTCGCCCTTGTCCGTGAAGCAGGTAAACGCTCCCTTGAAATGCGTCACTATGACGTACAGATGGTCGGTGGTATGGTCCTGCATAGCGGTCGTATCGCTGAGATGAAGACAGGTGAAGGTAAAACCCTTGTGGCGACCCTTCCCGCTGTTCTCAACGCCCTTTCCGGTAAAGGCGTGCACCTGATCACCGTCAACGACTATCTTGCCAAACGTGATGCCGAGTGGATGGGCAAACTCTACAACTTCCTCGGCCTCACTGTTGGTGTTGTTGTCCACGGCTTAAGTGATGAAGAGCGTCAGGAAGCTTACGGCTGCGATATTACTTACGGTACCAACAACGAATTCGGTTTTGACTACCTGCGCGACAACATGAAGTTCTACAAGGAACAGCTTGTTCAGCGCGAACTGAACTACTGCATTGTCGATGAAGTTGACTCCATCCTCATTGATGAAGCCCGTACTCCGCTCATTATTTCCGGTGCTTCTGAAGATGCTACTTCCATGTACGGTCGGGTTAACTCCATGATTCCTCTGCTCAAGAGGGATGAGGATTTCGAGGTTGATGAGAAGGGCCGTTCCATCACCATGACCGATGACGGTGTCATGAAATGCGAACAGATTCTGGGTATCGACAACCTTTATGACTCCCAGCATATTTCTTTCCAGCATCACATAATGCAGGGCATCAAGGCTCACCATCTTTTCTCTCGCGATGTTGATTACATCGTAAAAGACGGTCAGGTGGTAATTGTTGATGAATTTACCGGACGTCTCATGCCCGGTCGCCGTTTCTCGGATGGCCTGCATCAGGCTCTTGAAGCGAAGGAAGGCGTAAAGGTCGAGTCCGAGAACCAGACCCTCGCTTCCATTACCTTCCAGAACTACTTCCGCATGTACAACAAGCTGGCAGGTATGACCGGTACTGCGGATACCGAGTCTGTTGAATTTGCACAGATTTACGATCTGGAAGTAATCGTAATTCCCACCAACACCGCAATGATCCGTAAAGATTTCCCTGACTCCATCTACAAGACTCAGCAAGAAAAATACAACGCCATTGCCGATGATATTGCTGCCAAGTACAAGAAGGGTCAGCCTGTGCTGGTCGGTACCGTTTCCATTGAGAAATCGGAACTGGTTTCCAGCCTGCTCAAGAAGCGTAAGATTCCTCACAATGTGCTCAACGCAAAGCACCATCAGCAGGAAGCGGAAATCGTTGCCGAGGCCGGACACAAGGGCCACGTTACCATTGCTACCAACATGGCTGGTCGTGGTACTGATATTAAGCTCGGTGAAGGTGTTCTGGAAATCGGCGGTCTGCACATTATCGGTACTGAGCGTCATGAATCACGCCGTATCGACAACCAGTTGCGTGGTCGTTCCGGTCGTCAGGGTGACCCCGGTTCCACCCGTTTCTACCTTGCCCTCGATGATGACCTGATGCGTCTGTTCGGTTCCGATCGCATTGCCGGAATCATGGACAAACTGGGCATGGAAGAAGGCGAGCCCATTGAGAACGGTATGGTCACCAAGGCCATCGAGAACTCTCAGAAGAAGGTTGAAGGCCACAACTTTGAAATTCGTAAACAGCTTCTGGACTACGATAACGTTATGAACCAGCAGCGTGAGGTTATCTACACCCTGCGTCGTGACGTTATGTACTCCGAGGACATGAACGAGATGACCGCAGAGTTTGTGGAAGAACTCTTTGATGATGCTTTCTATGCAGTCGAAGAAGCCAAGGGCAAGCCCCTTGATGCAGAGACTGAAGAAATGGTTCGCGTTCGCCTTGATGAACTCTTCGGTATAAACCGCAATGAGGAATTCAAGGAAGCACTGCCTACCCGTGAACAGGCGGAAGAGTGGGTCAGTGAGATTCTCGATACCCTCAAAGAGAGTGCAGGCGACCATTACCATGAAATTCAGCGTTACTTCCTGCTCGAAGCTCTTGACCGTAACTGGAAGGAACATTTGCTGAATATGGATCACCTGCGTGAAGGTATCGGCCTGCGCGGTTACGGTCAGAAAGATCCTAAACACGAGTATAAGCGCGAAGGTTTCGAACTTTTCCGTGAGATGCTCGGCCGTATCAAGGAAAACACAGTTCGTGCACTTTGCCACCTGCGCATTGAAACTGAGGTCCGCGAAGACGAGTTTCAGCACAAGGAAAGCAAGTCCGATCTCGAGTATTCCGATTCCGAAAATACCGAGACCAAGAAAAAGCCCAAGCGCCGCAGCGAGCCCAAAGTGGGCCGCAATGATCCCTGCCCCTGCGGTAGCGGTAAGAAATACAAGAAGTGCTGCGGTAAATAG